The proteins below are encoded in one region of Xenopus laevis strain J_2021 chromosome 8L, Xenopus_laevis_v10.1, whole genome shotgun sequence:
- the LOC108719087 gene encoding P2X purinoceptor 7-like produces the protein MDQAVPSTSTGLPIDENYILRRQNLLQELQSNYPDSDEDTCFPDNPQRKSSSEDNAQQLIPDPRLGNNRWCKCGHCLVMYTSEECVCCQEIPSVALEIPEDCACITYNQLFHTMCIDQRIADIHYLMLTNQPIAEDIRVYHRNLRRTAYRSFTSWIHGFLGIGVHIAIPSCAVAAVREAFPDPKEKYVGFIKVRDYCAMDMAFDL, from the exons ATGGATCAAGCAGTGCCATCTACCTCTACTGGCCTACCGATAGATGAGAATTACATCTTAAGG agacagaaTCTGTTACAAGAGCTGCAGTCAAACTACCCAGACTCCGATGAGGATACCTGTTTTCCTGACAACCCACAAAGGAAAAGTTCTTCAGAGGACAATGCACAGCAACTAATTCCTGATCCTCGTTTAGGAAATAATAGATGGTGTAAATGTGGACATTGTTTAGTTATGTATACAAGTGAGGAGTGTGTTTGCTGTCAAGAGATACCCTCAGTTGCTCTTGAAATTCCTGAAGATTGTGCATGTATTACTTACAATCAGCTGTTTCACACCATGTGCATAGACCAAAGAATAGCTGATATACATTACCTTATGCTTACCAACCAACCGATTGCAGAGGATATACGTGTATACCATAG AAATCTGCGGAGGACTGCATACAGAAGCTTCACTTCATGGATACACGGTTTTCTAGGAATAGGAGTACACATTGCTATACCATCATGTGCTGTTGCTGCTGTTCGTGAAGCTTTTCCCGACCCTAAAGAAAAATATGTGGGTTTCATAAAAGTTAGGGATTATTGTGCCATGGATATGGCTTTTGATTTATAG